One Manduca sexta isolate Smith_Timp_Sample1 chromosome 28, JHU_Msex_v1.0, whole genome shotgun sequence DNA window includes the following coding sequences:
- the LOC115445143 gene encoding E3 ubiquitin-protein ligase hyd isoform X5 produces MSTMHFVVHPLPGTEDQLIDRLREVADRWNRYGTGAGSSALSSLRGVRAVAAGPAHIACLLEDGTICRAAFSIIPDRLDLSKTDASKNGGNGGGGSGGGGTSGGKQGGSGGGCGSRQQPRTRARIMRNSIRAAPSSQGSTSRATGVIIGASGSGRVVSVPAPFVPEDLVTQAQVVLQGKSRSLIIRELQRTNLDVNLAVNNLLSRDDEEGEEPEGGEGGDGYVPEDLISLLDGGFHAAQQDQSVIIDADTMFSEDIFGYAAIRSRSGGGGGGGSSGGRGGASRESSSSTQERPSEFSRWRERQYFGPRRWLESALRDTSWDKDGTESKKKDSAMSASPLWVSEELEYWDSNIRFTHIAATYSELIAISTQGQLHQWRWADAHPYQRNDGSSSTNAYHPRANWLGLASGERIVNISAAGIRVSVLTDSGRIATFLDESIAHAPGASRLEHPLQPFMEFGSDKAVSLHVCSLYTVARLDSGALYWWGVLPLGQRARLWEKHRARSRKQQRGHSSTTPQDLQAGQSVTMKNAPMYQPGAIGFNMSTGVPKVGILQNAAWNLSDMCRFKLLPPPQPDRSVSDKDKRDLQNQSPLTVSSVKASSSSSSKDAGKDSNKDMADRLDMPPPPSPASSTCSDTSTSHKRAKRVTVRGEEGSSNDGSKRDEEEWPLKEVVFLEDVKSVPLGRVLKVDGAYAAVRFPTIGKDGKEVVPSAPDDWTTLLQDCRLVRKDDLIAVKWGAGGAGPRGPDCLQRSPRKIALPPEIQVITIAVDNRGVHAVVRRPGGTLAYAVYAVGTTRALTDSTFPTDNNALLGYSNGQAIQLATAAEGSEPVVMMLDGNSALYPVSRDCVGMVREPPALNVSPARALVAHALPLHPHAAHQNHHNHHNALKSQVALIIIVPEPQLMMPRVLRCDLDGVRQLLHQLETDNNKQQILAILQERCDGNRNILHACVHMCAPTSNKEPDIAGGTGGNSTNAEEAVPAISWPPETFEASGDEDSLMGLTNNGKMSGSSNGAGAVSSDPAERRGNALAALRALCESTTLQPYLMQLLTAKDGMGQTPLMAAVAERAYRAALVILDAIRACTDADETQRSEAIFPPNAHPDHSPLLVLCCNDTCSFTWTGQEHINQDIFECKTCGLTGSLCCCTECAKVCHKGHDCKLKRTSPTAYCDCWEKCRCKALVGGNWAARCDLLARLARDTQLATHFNSRGESILLFLVQTVGRQAVEQRQFRAGGGRGRGPRKQPGSDAEVDAPDHDLEPPRFARRALLHLLGDWPAVEAAVMCGAAGGAGSGGGASEEARPAGRAPSRAASPAPHQSGTTLLDKFTHALIVKCTNEMLDTLLHTLIREQQNDTIPGRAERAREVARRFVRSVARIFVIFSVEMAPGAAKKKGPLSITSSLVRCRRVFAALVALSVEELVEAADALLAPVRLGVVRPTAPFPLATTYVDLVNGSEDLFGVEPLSTGHSRLAHARRESNATGSRGAAAGGTSMGSSTLVPDRSSTPVATEYADDVAGEALGGDDDASETDEPNVPAPVPPPDAQHHDDAMGERGQEQHVVVENGTERAEGGESESELDLLAEVETESDSDDQDNAESAQRSVQTGATQGSDAGIASLLLYPEDSSGDSTQPEDEDSEAGETDEPDGEADPPLHDGETLERRAAPPARPNLAPHSMQWAIRSRESSRGTSGNTGGVRLTGGSSLVFIDPASLRRSAAAAAAGAHDPHSTSTTASCLARAFGIVIRQIADLLWEYERVTLPLPRMVPLVYREALRLQCYLERQLKPTWDWLVTVMDATEAQLRFGASLTSNNAGTSGTDTNRSSVPATRRTPSLTSPATRIIGFSEGPRARDREQGVEAGSARREFLAYCLSLLRAHSAEHAEQLPVLDVAALKHVAYVLDALVYYMRAAQPQPHHHQHLWTQDENENEEGDEEMVVGGGAAAESDSESEGARGRAHSFFQRSDSTLCLGCPPPDPFNMTMQDALPLADQPQLLQPNARREELFGMPRQLVTVPPAGDAPPGVNNPLEGTLVPRRLGLSTRGTDRGWSPPTRPASAPPTHNHTLTRDEPQDLSCTKDTATKMDIDTDGEYLSDSDSNETKNIPRKKHHRHPHTMSSSSNIEESNTQPSEFHTLVNTVCSIIEAPHQQNIPVTNSPGPSGSGSAAVESRASSSRSPGKTVIVRAGELLSAPDPLESQEISAHVTVETTGLPPPPLLPSLSTPSQPRACPSLGASVSHDLLLGRWRLSLDLFGRVFTEDVGLEPGSVVAELGGFPVKEVKFRRDMEKLRNSQQRDLTLHKMERDRAKLLQQTFAELNSAFAGQNRRAHSAQPPLAVNRVKVTFRDEPGEGSGVARSFYTSVAEALLANEKLPPLESTTGSGSNSSNSNGTSGSAGAATGGTSGNSSARGGGRARSKEAARRAGARAAAPRAPAAREPRRVLSVDARPYSPQAAPGTEGAGYSGDRSGGHNDHLTHHQAQLGERLYPRVHSLHPTFAGKITGMLLELTPAQLLVLLASEDALRQKVREAMDLIVMHPSEAILDLDVFSVSERGGTGAAGGASSGGSTAGAGASVSGAATATPDDAAPLFYSPGKRGYYSPRQGRATPERINAFRNVGRIIGLCLLQNELCPMFLNRHVLKYVLGRPVRFHDLAFFDPVVYESLRQLVVDAETGDSHSLFAALDLNFSLEMCEEEGGGCVELVPGGRELEVTAHNVYDYVRKYAQHRMLLSQEKALEAMRVGVLDVLPESALEGLTAEDLRLLLNGVGDINVTALVSYTSFNDESGEPPERLARFKRWLWAIVDKMTHLERQDLVYFWTGSPALPASEEGFQPMPTVTIRPADDAHLPTANTCISRLYIPLYSSRHVLKHKLLLAIKTKNFGFV; encoded by the exons ATGTCTACAATGCATTTTGTGGTCCATCCTTTGCCTGGCACAGAGGATCAACTAATAGACAG gcTTCGAGAAGTGGCGGACCGTTGGAACAGATATGGAACGGGCGCCGGCTCCTCTGCACTCAGCTCTTTGCGTGGAGTGCGTGCTGTGGCAGCCGGGCCGGCTCATATCGCCTGCTTACTCGAAGATGGGACGATATGTCGCGCAGCTTTCTCCATCATTCCTGACAGGCTGGATCTGAGCAAAACAGATGCTAGTAAAAATGGCGGGAATGGCGGAGGAGGTAGCGGCGGTGGGGGGACAAGTGGCGGGAAGCAAGGAGGAAGCGGAGGCGGTTGTGGCTCTCGCCAACAACCACGTACTAGAGCTCGTATCATGAGGAATTCTATACGGGCTGCGCCCAGTTCACAAg GTTCGACAAGCCGCGCTACGGGTGTTATAATCGGAGCATCGGGTTCTGGACGCGTGGTGTCAGTGCCGGCGCCGTTCGTGCCAGAAGATCTCGTTACTCAAGCGCAGGTAGTGCTTCAGGGCAAGAGCAGGAGCCTCATTATTAGAGAATTACAG CGTACAAATTTGGACGTGAACCTGGCGGTAAACAACTTGCTGTCGCGTGACGATGAAGAGGGTGAAGAGCCGGAGGGTGGTGAGGGGGGCGACGGGTACGTGCCCGAGGACCTCATCTCGCTGCTGGACGGCGGCTTTCATGCGGCGCAGCAGGACCAGTCCGTCATCATTGACGCTGACACCATGTTCTCGGAGGACATCTTCGGGTACGCGGCCATCAGAAG CCGCAGCGGGGGCGGTGGTGGCGGCGGCAGCAGTGGCGGCCGCGGCGGCGCCAGTCGGGAGAGTAGCAGCTCCACGCAGGAGCGTCCGTCGGAGTTCAGCCGGTGGCGCGAGCGCCAGTACTTCGGCCCACGTAGGTGGCTCGAATCAGCGCTGCGTGATACCTCGTGGGATAAAGATGGAA CTGAAAGCAAGAAGAAGGACTCTGCGATGTCCGCTTCGCCGCTGTGGGTGTCGGAGGAGCTTGAGTACTGGGACAGCAACATCCGGTTTACGCACATCGCAGCCACTTACAGCGAGCTCATCGCGATTTCCACGCAGGGACAGTTGCATCAGTGGCGCTGGGCAGACGCTCATCCATATCAGCGGAATGAT GGCTCGAGCTCTACAAACGCGTACCATCCACGCGCTAACTGGCTGGGCCTGGCCTCGGGCGAGCGCATCGTGAACATCAGCGCGGCCGGCATCCGCGTGTCGGTGCTCACCGACTCCGGACGTATCGCCACCTTCCTTGATGAATCTATTG ctCACGCACCTGGTGCGTCTCGTCTGGAGCACCCTCTACAACCATTTATGGAATTTGGATCTGACAAAGCAGTTTCTCTGCATGTGTGCTCTTTGTATACTGTGGCGAGACTCGATTCTGGAGCATTGTATTGGtg GGGCGTATTGCCGCTAGGTCAGCGAGCTCGCCTGTGGGAGAAGCATCGCGCACGTTCCCGCAAGCAGCAGCGCGGACACTCGTCCACTACGCCGCAGGACCTGCAGGCTGGCCAGAGCGTTACCATGAAGAACGCTCCCATGTACCAGCCGGGAGCTATCG GATTCAACATGTCAACTGGAGTGCCAAAAGTAGGCATCTTACAGAATGCTGCTTGGAATCTCTCTGACATGTGTCGCTTCAAACTACTGCCGCCTCCGCAACCTGACCGTTCTGTTTCCGACAAAGACAAGAGAGATCTACag AATCAGTCTCCACTCACGGTTTCGTCAGTGAAGGCTTCGTCTAGCAGCAGCAGCAAGGACGCAGGCAAAGACAGCAATAAAGACATGGCTGACAGACTCGACATGCCGCCGCCGCCCAGTCCGGCGTCATCTACCTGCAGCGACACTAGCACTTCACACA AACGTGCAAAAAGAGTGACTGTGCGCGGCGAGGAAGGTTCGTCTAACGATGGCTCCAAACGCGACGAGGAAGAGTGGCCACTCAAGGAGGTCGTATTCCTTGAGGATGTAAAGAGTGTTCCGCTTGGCCGGGTCCTGAAAGTCGACGGCGCTTACGCGGCAGTGCGATTCCCTACTATAGGGAAAGATGGCAAAGAAGTTGTGCCATCAGCGCCAGACGACTGGACTACCTTGTTACAAGATTGCCGTCTCGTAAGGAAAGATGACTTGATTGCCGTGAAGTGGGGCGCAGGCGGTGCCGGTCCCCGCGGCCCTGATTGCCTCCAACGTTCGCCGAGGAAGATCGCGCTTCCCCCTGAGATACAAGTCATCACTATTGCT GTGGACAATCGCGGCGTTCACGCTGTGGTCCGTCGGCCGGGTGGCACGCTTGCATACGCTGTATACGCGGTGGGCACTACGCGGGCCCTTACTGACAGCACATTCCCTACTGACAATAATGCACTTCTGGGATACTCCAATGGACAGGCTATCCAGCTAGCTACAGCAGCGGAA GGCAGCGAGCCAGTGGTGATGATGTTAGATGGCAACAGCGCACTGTACCCGGTGTCGCGCGACTGCGTGGGCATGGTGCGTGAGCCGCCCGCGCTCAACGTGTCGCCCGCGCGCGCACTGGTCGCGCACGCGTTACCGCTGCACCCGCACGCTGCGCACCAGAACCATCACAACCACCATAACGCGCTCAAGTCGCAG GTTGCCCTGATAATAATTGTGCCAGAGCCGCAGCTTATGATGCCCCGCGTGCTCCGCTGCGATCTTGATGGAGTGCGTCAGCTGCTGCATCAACTGGAAACTGATAATAACA AGCAACAAATCCTGGCAATCCTACAGGAGCGCTGTGACGGCAACCGGAATATACTCCATGCTTGCGTTCACATGTGCGCACCTACATCCAACAAGGAGCCAGACATTG CTGGGGGCACCGGTGGCAATAGTACTAATGCTGAGGAGGCGGTGCCAGCGATCTCGTGGCCGCCAGAGACGTTCGAGGCTTCCGGCGACGAAGATAGCTTGATGGGTCTTACAAATAATGG CAAAATGTCCGGCAGCAGTAATGGTGCAGGCGCGGTTAGCTCGGACCCAGCGGAACGTCGTGGTAACGCTCTGGCAGCCCTGCGCGCTTTATGTGAAAGCACTACCTTACAGCCGTACCTCATGCAGCTGCTCACTGCTAA GGACGGTATGGGTCAGACACCATTGATGGCGGCGGTGGCGGAGCGCGCGTATCGAGCGGCACTGGTAATCCTGGACGCGATTCGCGCGTGCACTGATGCAGACGAGACTCAGCGCTCAGAGGCAATCTTCCCACCCAACGCGCACCCCGATCATTCGCCGCTCCTTGTGCTTTGTTGCAATGACACCTGCAGCTTCACCTGGACTGGGCAAGAGCACATAAATCAG GACATATTTGAATGTAAGACGTGCGGCCTGACTGGATCACTTTGCTGTTGCACAGAATGTGCTAAG GTATGCCACAAAGGACACGATTGCAAGTTAAAACGTACCTCACCGACCGCATACTGTGATTGCTGGGAGAAGTGCCGTTGCAAAGCACTCGTCGGTGGCAACTGGGCGGCACGCTGCGACCTTTTGGCCAGACTGGCGAGAGATACACAGCTTGCAACACATTTTAACTCAAG GGGCGAGTCAATCCTCCTATTCCTGGTGCAGACAGTGGGTCGACAGGCGGTGGAGCAGCGCCAGTTCCGCGCCGGTGGCGGCAGAGGTCGTGGCCCGCGCAAACAGCCCGGATCTGACGCTGAAGTCGATGCACCCGATCATGACCTCGAACCACCTAGATTCGCTCGACGTGCCCTTTTGCATCTATTGG GCGACTGGCCAGCGGTGGAGGCGGCGGTGATGTGTGGAGCGGCGGGTGGTGCGGGGAGTGGTGGCGGCGCGTCGGAGGAGGCGCGCCCTGCCGGCCGCGCGCCTTCACGCGCTGCCAGCCCTGCGCCGCACCAGTCGGGCACCACGCTGCTCGACAAGTTTACGCACGCACTTATAGTCAAGTGCACCAATGAG ATGCTGGATACCTTGCTGCATACTTTGATTCGCGAACAACAAAATGACACCATTCCGGGACGCGCAGAGCGGGCGCGCGAGGTTGCGCGCCGATTCGTACGGTCTGTTGCcagaatatttgttatattcagTGTTGAAATGGCCCCCGGCGCAGCAAAAAAGAAAGG gccTTTATCAATAACATCGTCTCTGGTGCGCTGCCGGCGTGTTTTCGCCGCTTTAGTGGCTCTTTCTGTGGAAGAACTAGTCGAAGCCGCGGATGCTCTTCTCGCCCCGGTTCGTCTCGGTGTCGTGCGGCCAACGGCTCCTTTCCCTTTGGCGACAACTTACGTGGACCTCGTCAATGGAAGTGAAGACCTCTTTGGAGTAGAGCCACTTTCTACAGGGCATTCGCGCCTGGCTCATGCACGCAG ggaATCAAATGCAACTGGAAGCCGCGGTGCTGCTGCAGGAGGCACATCAATGGGCAGCTCGACATTGGTGCCCGACCGATCATCGACGCCTGTCGCGACCGAGTACGCTGACGATGTAGCCGGCGAGGCGCTGGGAGGCGACGATGACGCCTCGGAGACCGATGAGCCAAATGTACCCGCGCCTGTGCCGCCGCCGGACGCGCAACACCACGATGATGCAATGGGCGAGAG GGGACAAGAACAGCATGTGGTAGTTGAAAACGGAACTGAGCGCGCTGAAGGTGGTGAAAGTGAGAGCGAGTTGGATTTGCTAGCTGAAGTGGAAACAGAGAGCGACTCCGATGATCAGGACAACGCTGAATCGGCTCAGCGCAGTGTTCAAACTGGAGCCACGCAGGGTTCGGATGccg GCATAGCGTCGCTGCTTCTGTACCCGGAGGACTCAAGTGGGGACTCCACGCAGCCAGAAGACGAAGACTCTGAGGCGGGCGAGACCGACGAGCCCGATGGCGAGGCGGACCCACCGCTGCATGACGGCGAGACGCTGGagcgccgcgctgcgcccccCGCCAGACCCAATCTCGCGCCGCACTCCATGCAGTGGGCTATACG TTCGCGTGAGAGTTCTCGCGGCACGAGTGGCAACACGGGCGGTGTGCGTCTCACTGGCGGCTCGTCACTTGTGTTCATCGACCCAGCGTCGCTGCGCCGTTCGGCTGCCGCTGCCGCCGCTGGAGCACATGACCCTCACTCCACATCCACTACAGCTTCTTGTTTAGCCAGAGCTTTTG gCATCGTAATCCGCCAAATTGCTGACCTACTGTGGGAGTATGAACGCGTGACTTTGCCACTGCCCCGAATGGTGCCACTCGTATATCGCGAAGCTCTTCGCCTCCAATGTTATCTCGAGAGGCAACTAAAACCAACTTGGGACTGGCTTGTTACTGTTATGGATGCTACTGAGGCACAGCTTAG attTGGTGCTTCTTTGACGTCGAACAACGCTGGAACATCTGGTACAGATACTAATAGGTCGAGTGTGCCAGCTACGCGGCGAACTCCGTCTCTTACCTCGCCTGCGACGCGGATTATTGGATTTTCGGAAGGGCCACGAGCTAGAGATAGGGAACAAG GTGTAGAAGCTGGTAGCGCGCGACGCGAGTTCCTGGCGTATTGCTTGTCGCTGCTACGCGCGCACAGCGCTGAGCACGCGGAGCAACTGCCAGTGCTGGACGTGGCGGCGCTCAAGCATGTCGCGTACGTGCTCGACGCGCTCGTTTACTACATGCGCGCCGCGCAGCCGCAGCCGCACCACCACCAACACCTATGGACACAG gATGAGAATGAGAATGAAGAGGGCGACGAAGAAATGGTGGTTGGTGGCGGCGCCGCCGCTGAGTCTGACAGCGAGAGTGAGGGAGCTCGCGGCCGTGCGCACTCCTTCTTCCAACGATCTGACTCTACCTTGTGTCTCGGCTGTCCTCCACCGGATCCTTTCAACA TGACAATGCAAGACGCTCTGCCGCTGGCGGACCAGCCGCAGCTGCTGCAGCCGAACGCTCGGCGCGAGGAGCTGTTCGGTATGCCACGGCAGCTGGTCACCGTGCCGCCCGCCGGCGACGCGCCGCCGGGAGTCAACAACCCGCTTGAAGGTACAT TGGTTCCGCGTCGTCTTGGCTTATCTACGCGCGGCACAGATCGCGGATGGTCGCCACCGACGCGGCCCGCGTCTGCACCGCCCACGCACAACCACACATTGACCAGAGATGAACCACAG GATTTGTCATGCACGAAAGACACAGCAACAAAAATGGACATTGACACAGATGGTGAATACCTATCGGATTCAGATTCTAACGAAACAAAGAACATACCAAGAAAGAAACACCATAG ACACCCTCATACAATGTCTTCCAGCAGTAACATAGAGGAGTCTAATACACAACCTTCAGAATTCCACACGTTGGTGAATACTGTGTGTTCCATCATCGAGGCGCCACATCAGCAGAACATACCTGTCACTAATTCACCCG GTCCGAGCGGGTCAGGCAGCGCCGCCGTCGAATCACGTGCTTCTTCCTCACGGAGCCCTGGGAAGACTGTTATTGTACGTGCT ggAGAACTGTTGAGCGCGCCAGATCCATTGGAATCGCAAGAAATTTCGGCCCACGTGACTGTGGAAACCACAGGCCTTCCGCCGCCGCCGCTGTTGCCGTCGCTCTCTACGCCTTCGCAACC ACGCGCCTGTCCGTCACTTGGTGCTTCAGTATCGCATGACTTGCTGCTCGGACGATGGCGGCTTTCGCTCGATCTGTTTGGGCGCGTGTTTACGGAGGACGTTGGCTTGGAGCCCGGCTCTGTGGTCGCTGAACTCGGTGGCTTCCCCGTCAAGGAGGTCAAATTCCGCAGGGATATGGAGAAGCTAAGGAATTCGCAGCAGCGAGATTTGACTTTGCATAAG ATGGAGCGCGACCGAGCTAAGCTACTGCAACAGACATTTGCCGAGCTAAACAGCGCGTTTGCAGGACAGAACCGGCGCGCTCACAGTGCACAGCCGCCGCTTGCCGTTAACCGCGTAAAAGTCACCTTCCGCGACGAGCCTGGCGAGGGCAGCGGCGTCGCCAGGTCCTTCTATACCAGTGTCGCCGAG GCTCTGCTGGCAAATGAAAAACTACCACCTCTAGAGTCAACGACAGGTAGCGGGAGCAACAGCAGTAACAGTAATGGCACTTCTGGCTCTGCCGGTGCTGCCACTGGAGGAACAAGTGGCAATAGTAGTGCACG TGGCGGAGGTCGGGCGCGGTCCAAGGAAGCTGCGCGCCGAGCCGGCGCACGTGCCGCAGCGCCCCGCGCGCCTGCCGCCCGCGAGCCACGCCGCGTGCTTAGCGTGGACGCTCGACCCTACTCACCGCAG GCCGCACCGGGTACGGAGGGCGCAGGATACAGCGGAGACCGATCCGGGGGACATAACGACCACCTCACACATCATCAGGCACAACTCGGCGAACGACTTTATCCAAGA gtgcactctctacaCCCTACTTTTGCTGGGAAAATAACAGGAATGCTCTTGGAATTGACACCAGCACAACTTTTAGTACTTCTCGCAAGTGAAGACGCGCTGCGACAGAAAGTGCGCGAGGCTATGGATCTCATTGTGATGCACCCTTCTGAGGCAATACTAG ATCTAGATGTGTTCTCCGTCTCGGAGCGCGGAGGCACAGGCGCAGCGGGAGGCGCAAGCAGCGGCGGCAGCACAGCAGGCGCGGGCGCGTCCGTTTCAGGCGCGGCCACCGCTACGCCCGACGACGCTGCGCCGCTCTTCTATTCGCCCGGCAAGCGCGGCTATTACTCGCCAAGGCAAGGTCGTGCTACACCCGAACGAATCAACGCATTTAGAAATGTTGGcag gatAATCGGATTGTGTCTCCTTCAGAATGAATTGTGTCCCATGTTCCTGAATAGACATGTGCTGAAGTATGTGCTTGGTCGGCCTGTTCGCTTCCACGATTTGGCTTTCTTTGACCCAGTAGTTTACGAGAGTCTCCGGCAACTTGTTGTCGATGCCGAAACTGGCGATTCACATTCACTCTTTGCTGCTCTTGATCTCAACTTTAG CTTGGAAATGTGCGAAGAGGAAGGAGGTGGATGCGTGGAGCTGGTGCCCGGAGGTCGTGAATTAGAGGTGACAGCTCACAATGTTTATGACTACGTGCGCAAGTATGCTCAACATCGTATGCTGCTCTCACAGGAGAAGGCACTTgag GCAATGCGTGTTGGAGTTCTTGATGTGTTGCCTGAATCGGCGCTAGAAGGTTTAACTGCTGAAGATCTACGGCTTCTGCTGAATGGCGTTGGCGATATAAATGTTACTGCACTTGTCTCATATACTAGTTTTAATGATGAGAGTGGTGAGCCTCCAGAGAGACTCGCACGCTTCAAACGTTGGCTTTGGGCGATCGTCGACAAAATGACACATTTAGAAAGACAAGATCTC GTTTACTTCTGGACCGGTTCACCTGCCTTGCCTGCTTCCGAAGAAGGGTTCCAGCCTATGCCAACAGTGACGATACGGCCTGCGGACGACGCGCACTTGCCCACCGCCAATACTTGTATTTCGCGACTTTACATACCGTTGTACTCCTCGCGACATGTGCTCAAACACAAACTATTGCTAGCCATCAAAACTAAAAATTTCGGTTTCGTCTAG